The following are encoded in a window of Mycobacterium vicinigordonae genomic DNA:
- a CDS encoding pentapeptide repeat-containing protein: MPEWADREFTGEDFRDCDLSRLQTERVVFTECDFSGVDMAESQHRGSAFRNCSFTRTTLWHSMFASCSMLGSVFSQCRLRPVVFDEVDFTLAVLGGNDLRGVDLSGCRLREAGLVETDLRKAVLRGADLRGARTVGTRLDEADLRGANADPSLWTTASLSGARVDIPQAMAFALAHGLRLDTG, encoded by the coding sequence TTGCCGGAATGGGCTGACCGGGAATTCACCGGCGAGGACTTCCGCGACTGCGATCTGAGCCGGCTGCAGACCGAACGCGTGGTGTTCACCGAGTGCGATTTCAGCGGTGTCGACATGGCCGAATCGCAGCACCGCGGATCGGCGTTCCGCAACTGCAGCTTTACCCGAACCACGTTGTGGCACAGCATGTTTGCTTCATGCAGCATGCTAGGCTCGGTGTTCTCGCAATGTCGGCTGCGCCCAGTGGTCTTCGACGAGGTGGACTTCACGCTGGCCGTGCTCGGCGGCAACGACCTGCGCGGGGTGGACCTCAGCGGGTGCCGGCTGCGGGAGGCCGGCCTGGTGGAGACCGACCTGCGCAAGGCGGTGTTGCGGGGCGCGGATCTGCGCGGCGCCCGGACGGTCGGCACCCGGCTGGACGAGGCCGATCTGCGCGGGGCCAATGCCGACCCGTCGCTGTGGACGACGGCGTCGCTGAGTGGAGCGCGGGTCGACATACCGCAGGCGATGGCGTTCGCGCTGGCGCACGGGTTGCGGTTAGACACCGGCTAG
- a CDS encoding ATP-binding cassette domain-containing protein, translating to MTAAPPVLTVRVGLAQRTFAAGRDVIVGNDARADLRVAHPVVAPAHLLLRFEQDGWVGVDNQSANGIFVDGARVPRVNIRDGITVALGRPNGPHLSFEVGPHQGIVGHVTETDRIPAVPAKGALPEGTPTPSRPPRLHRPSRHGGPRNQPRGAGQPPPGQPPPGQPPPAADAGRTTAIPLVPPAGTAVPEPVLDAVTTTRLGVVSTLSQFPTRGVNVLGADPHLPAPIGKTIWIGRAEECDVVARDVLVSRRHAYLAPTPIGIEIRDNNSINGTFVNGIRVGSAILSEGDVVTIGNVDLLFTGATLVPRAAVDTRTGGLEVNAVSFSVAGKVLLDKVAMTARPGTLTAIIGGSGAGKSTLARLIAGYARPDGGPDGGQVTFEGHNIHTQYASLRSRIGMVPQDDVVHRQLTVNQALGYAAELRLPPDTTKEDRAQVIAQVLEELGLTAHADTRVDQLSGGQRKRASVALELLTGPSLLILDEPTSGLDPALDLQVMTMLRELADAGRVVLVVTHSLTYLDVCDQVLLMAPGGKTAFLGPPDQIGAAFDTTNWAHIFAKVGADPEEANRRFLAHRDAQKKLVSAAQPAAPGDLGVPAHTSRRRQFSTVARRQIRLVVADRAYFVFLAVLPFVMGALSLTVPGNVGFGMAEALSNTPDEAAQILNLLSIAAVFMGSALTIRDLIGERPIFRREQAVGLSTPAYLAAKLTVFSGFAIVQAAIATGIVLLGKGAPTQPPLLLGNASFELFVSIAATCVASAVLGLLLSAVARSSEQIMPLLVVSLMLQLVLAGGVVPVTNRMFLDQLSWLMPARWGYAASAATVNLRELVPGSVSPEDRHWTHSPGTWLFDMAMLATLSVVYSVIVWWRIRLKR from the coding sequence ATGACCGCAGCCCCACCCGTACTCACCGTGCGGGTCGGCTTGGCCCAACGCACGTTCGCCGCCGGTCGTGACGTGATCGTGGGAAACGACGCGCGCGCCGACCTTCGGGTCGCGCATCCGGTCGTCGCCCCCGCGCACCTGCTGCTGCGATTCGAGCAGGACGGCTGGGTCGGCGTCGACAACCAGTCGGCGAACGGGATTTTCGTCGACGGCGCGCGGGTGCCCCGGGTCAACATCCGCGACGGCATCACGGTCGCACTGGGCCGGCCCAACGGACCACACCTCTCGTTCGAGGTCGGACCACACCAAGGCATCGTCGGCCACGTGACCGAGACCGACCGGATTCCGGCGGTCCCGGCGAAAGGCGCGCTACCCGAAGGGACTCCCACGCCGAGCCGGCCGCCGCGCCTGCACCGGCCGTCGCGCCACGGGGGTCCCCGCAACCAGCCGCGCGGAGCCGGCCAGCCTCCGCCAGGACAGCCGCCGCCGGGGCAGCCGCCGCCCGCCGCCGACGCGGGCCGCACCACCGCGATCCCGCTGGTCCCGCCGGCGGGCACCGCCGTACCCGAGCCGGTCCTGGACGCGGTGACCACCACCCGGCTGGGTGTGGTGAGCACGCTTTCGCAGTTCCCCACGCGGGGCGTCAACGTGCTGGGCGCCGACCCCCATCTCCCGGCGCCGATCGGCAAGACCATCTGGATCGGCCGCGCCGAGGAATGCGATGTCGTCGCCCGCGACGTGCTGGTATCGCGCCGGCACGCCTACCTGGCTCCGACGCCCATCGGCATCGAGATCCGCGACAACAACAGCATCAACGGGACATTCGTCAACGGCATCCGGGTCGGCTCGGCGATCCTGTCCGAGGGCGATGTCGTCACGATCGGCAACGTCGACCTGCTCTTCACCGGCGCCACCCTCGTTCCGCGCGCCGCCGTCGACACCCGCACCGGTGGCTTGGAAGTCAACGCCGTCAGCTTCAGCGTCGCCGGCAAGGTTCTGCTGGACAAGGTCGCGATGACTGCGCGGCCCGGCACCCTGACCGCCATCATCGGCGGTTCCGGCGCCGGAAAATCCACGCTGGCCAGGCTGATCGCCGGCTATGCCCGCCCCGATGGCGGCCCGGACGGCGGTCAGGTGACCTTCGAGGGTCACAACATTCACACCCAGTACGCGTCGCTGCGCAGCCGGATCGGGATGGTTCCGCAGGACGACGTGGTGCACCGGCAGCTGACCGTCAACCAGGCGCTGGGCTACGCCGCCGAGCTGCGGCTGCCGCCGGACACCACCAAAGAAGATCGGGCTCAGGTCATCGCCCAAGTGCTCGAGGAGCTTGGCCTCACCGCGCACGCCGACACCCGCGTCGACCAACTCTCCGGCGGCCAGCGCAAACGCGCATCGGTGGCTCTCGAGCTGTTGACCGGACCTTCGCTACTGATCCTGGACGAGCCCACCTCGGGTCTGGACCCGGCGCTGGACCTGCAGGTCATGACGATGCTGCGGGAGCTTGCCGATGCGGGTCGGGTGGTGTTGGTGGTGACGCATTCGCTGACCTACCTCGACGTGTGCGACCAGGTGCTGCTGATGGCGCCCGGCGGCAAGACCGCGTTTCTGGGTCCGCCGGACCAGATCGGCGCGGCGTTCGACACCACCAACTGGGCGCATATCTTCGCCAAGGTCGGTGCCGATCCCGAGGAGGCCAACCGGCGCTTTTTAGCGCACCGTGATGCGCAGAAGAAGCTGGTATCGGCTGCCCAGCCCGCGGCGCCCGGCGATTTGGGGGTGCCGGCACACACCAGCCGGCGCCGCCAGTTCTCTACTGTCGCCCGGCGCCAGATCCGCCTGGTCGTCGCCGACCGCGCCTATTTTGTATTCCTGGCGGTTTTGCCGTTCGTCATGGGCGCCCTGTCGCTGACGGTGCCCGGCAACGTCGGATTCGGCATGGCCGAGGCGCTCAGCAACACTCCCGACGAGGCTGCGCAGATCCTGAACCTGCTGTCGATCGCCGCGGTGTTCATGGGCAGCGCGTTGACCATCCGCGACTTGATCGGCGAGCGTCCGATCTTCCGGCGTGAGCAGGCCGTCGGGCTGTCTACCCCGGCCTACCTGGCCGCCAAGCTCACGGTCTTCTCCGGGTTCGCGATCGTGCAGGCGGCGATAGCGACCGGGATCGTGCTGCTGGGCAAGGGTGCGCCGACTCAACCACCGCTGCTGCTGGGCAATGCGAGCTTCGAGCTTTTCGTCAGCATTGCCGCGACGTGTGTGGCCTCGGCGGTTCTGGGTCTGTTGCTTTCAGCGGTGGCGCGGTCCAGTGAGCAGATCATGCCGCTGCTGGTGGTGTCACTGATGCTGCAGCTGGTGCTGGCCGGCGGTGTGGTGCCGGTGACCAACCGGATGTTCCTGGACCAGTTGTCCTGGCTGATGCCGGCGCGGTGGGGTTACGCGGCCTCGGCGGCCACGGTCAACCTGCGCGAGCTGGTTCCCGGTTCGGTGAGCCCGGAGGACCGCCATTGGACACACTCACCCGGCACCTGGCTGTTCGACATGGCGATGCTGGCGACGCTTTCGGTGGTGTATTCGGTGATCGTATGGTGGCGGATCCGGCTCAAGCGGTGA
- a CDS encoding FHA domain-containing protein: MSPPAPPALTVRYDGSERTFAPGHDVVVGRDLRADMRITHPLISRAHLLLRFEQGRWLAIDNNSLNGTYANGRRVPVVDLHDGQSVNIGNPDGPLLTFEIGRHQGRAGRPPQTEAMRLAAVSGPSGPAGAWPAPAPPGPSGPSGPAPGPSGPVGPAGPSGPLGPPPSGRQSRHAGPPSARPVPGPPAAPAGQPMYPSSAAPGWAPPGYPVSAPPPSGANYPQAPPPPRPAPPRPGPPVGAKPPEGGNIATKMFQALLTRTGSQEIPVGSVTLGRSTDNDIVIQDVLASRHHASLKLTPLGAEIRDNNSVNGTFVNGVRVGSAILSEGDVVTIGNVDLVFSAGTLVRRTAVASRTGGLEVNSVTFTVEGGKQLLDHISLTARPGTLTAIIGGSGAGKSTLSRLIAGYTSPSTGNVTFEGHDIHAEYASLRSRVGMVPQDDVVHRQLTVNQALGYAAELRLPPDTSKADRAQVVAQVLEELELTKHADTRVDKLSGGQRKRASVALELLTGPSLLILDEPTSGLDPALDRQVMMMLRQLADAGRVVLVVTHSVSYLDVCDQILLLAPGGKTAFLGPPDQIGAAMGTTNWADIFTKVGADPDEANRRFREGNRQPERPSETSPAADLGEPVHNSGFRQFSTIARRQVRLVISDRGYTVFLALLPFLIGVLTLTVRGKTGFGMADPVSSAPNQPGQILVMLNVGAVFMGTALTIRDLVGERPIFRREQAVGLSTGAYLAAKIVVFCAFATMQAAIATTIAVVGWGKPLSDAVLLGDVRFELFVTVAATCVTSAILGMALSAIAKSQDQIMPLLVTAIMSQLVFSGGMIWVTNRTGLDQLSWATPARWGYAAASSTIDTHRLTPGPTDPKDQHWNHTASAWLFDMGMLAVLCIVYSFIVWWRIRLKRR; this comes from the coding sequence ATGTCTCCACCCGCGCCGCCTGCGCTGACCGTTCGCTACGACGGGTCGGAGCGCACGTTCGCGCCGGGCCATGACGTTGTGGTGGGGCGCGACCTGCGCGCCGACATGCGCATCACTCATCCGTTGATTTCGCGCGCCCACTTGCTGCTGCGTTTCGAGCAGGGACGCTGGCTGGCGATCGACAACAACTCCCTGAACGGCACCTACGCCAACGGGCGGCGGGTCCCGGTCGTCGACCTCCACGACGGCCAGAGCGTGAACATCGGAAATCCCGACGGCCCGCTGCTGACCTTCGAGATCGGCCGCCATCAGGGCAGGGCCGGGCGCCCGCCGCAGACCGAGGCGATGCGCCTGGCCGCGGTCTCGGGGCCGTCGGGACCCGCGGGCGCCTGGCCGGCGCCCGCACCACCCGGACCATCTGGACCGTCTGGACCTGCACCCGGACCGTCTGGGCCAGTAGGTCCAGCGGGACCGTCCGGACCGCTTGGACCGCCGCCGAGCGGGCGGCAGTCCCGCCACGCGGGCCCACCGTCGGCTCGACCGGTTCCCGGCCCACCAGCCGCGCCGGCGGGACAACCCATGTACCCCAGCAGTGCAGCGCCGGGCTGGGCACCGCCCGGCTACCCGGTGAGCGCGCCGCCGCCGTCGGGAGCGAACTATCCGCAGGCGCCGCCACCCCCGCGTCCGGCGCCGCCGCGACCGGGGCCACCGGTCGGCGCCAAGCCGCCCGAAGGCGGCAACATCGCCACCAAAATGTTCCAGGCGCTGCTGACGCGAACGGGTTCGCAGGAGATCCCGGTCGGTTCGGTCACCCTCGGCCGGTCCACCGACAACGACATCGTCATCCAGGACGTACTGGCCTCGCGCCACCACGCCTCGCTGAAGTTGACGCCGCTGGGCGCGGAGATCCGCGATAACAACAGCGTCAACGGCACCTTCGTCAACGGCGTCCGGGTGGGATCGGCGATCCTGTCCGAAGGGGACGTGGTCACCATCGGCAACGTCGACCTGGTGTTCAGCGCCGGCACTCTGGTGCGCCGAACCGCAGTGGCCTCCCGCACCGGCGGCCTTGAAGTCAACTCCGTCACGTTCACTGTCGAGGGTGGAAAGCAGCTGCTCGACCACATCTCGCTGACCGCCCGTCCCGGCACCCTGACCGCGATCATCGGCGGGTCGGGTGCCGGCAAGTCCACGCTGTCGAGGCTGATCGCCGGATACACCAGCCCCAGCACCGGCAATGTGACCTTCGAGGGCCACGACATCCACGCCGAGTACGCCTCGTTGCGCAGCCGGGTCGGCATGGTGCCGCAGGACGACGTCGTGCACCGCCAGCTGACCGTTAACCAGGCGCTGGGCTATGCCGCCGAACTGCGGTTGCCTCCCGACACCAGCAAGGCCGACCGAGCGCAGGTGGTGGCGCAGGTCCTCGAGGAACTCGAGCTGACCAAGCATGCCGACACCCGCGTGGACAAACTGTCCGGCGGCCAGCGCAAGCGCGCCTCGGTTGCTTTGGAGCTACTGACCGGGCCGTCGCTGCTGATCCTCGACGAGCCGACCTCCGGTCTGGACCCGGCCCTGGACCGGCAGGTGATGATGATGCTGCGCCAGCTCGCCGACGCTGGCCGCGTGGTGCTAGTGGTCACTCACTCGGTTTCCTACCTGGACGTGTGCGACCAGATCCTGCTTCTCGCGCCCGGCGGCAAGACCGCGTTCCTGGGCCCGCCCGACCAGATCGGCGCGGCGATGGGCACCACCAACTGGGCCGACATCTTCACCAAGGTAGGCGCCGACCCGGACGAGGCCAACCGCCGCTTCCGGGAAGGTAACCGGCAGCCGGAGCGCCCCTCGGAAACCAGTCCGGCCGCGGACTTGGGCGAACCGGTGCACAACAGCGGGTTCCGCCAGTTCTCCACCATCGCGCGCCGCCAGGTGCGGCTGGTCATCTCCGACCGCGGCTACACGGTGTTCCTGGCGCTGCTGCCGTTCCTGATCGGCGTGCTGACCCTGACCGTGCGTGGCAAGACCGGCTTCGGTATGGCCGATCCAGTCAGCAGTGCGCCCAACCAGCCCGGCCAGATCCTGGTCATGCTCAACGTCGGTGCGGTTTTCATGGGGACCGCGCTGACAATTCGCGACCTGGTCGGCGAACGTCCCATCTTCAGACGCGAGCAAGCGGTCGGCCTCTCCACCGGCGCGTACCTGGCCGCCAAAATTGTGGTGTTCTGCGCGTTCGCGACAATGCAGGCCGCCATCGCCACCACCATCGCGGTGGTCGGCTGGGGCAAACCGCTCTCGGACGCGGTGCTGCTGGGCGATGTGCGCTTCGAGCTGTTCGTGACCGTCGCCGCGACCTGTGTGACGTCGGCGATTCTCGGCATGGCACTCTCGGCGATCGCCAAGTCCCAGGATCAGATCATGCCGCTGCTGGTGACTGCGATCATGTCGCAGCTGGTGTTCTCCGGCGGCATGATCTGGGTGACCAACCGCACCGGCCTCGACCAACTGTCCTGGGCCACCCCCGCGCGGTGGGGTTATGCGGCAGCCTCGTCGACCATCGATACCCACCGCCTAACGCCCGGACCGACCGACCCCAAGGATCAGCACTGGAACCACACCGCGAGCGCGTGGCTGTTCGACATGGGGATGCTGGCGGTGTTGTGCATTGTCTACAGCTTCATCGTGTGGTGGAGAATCCGGCTCAAGCGTCGTTAG
- a CDS encoding NADH:flavin oxidoreductase, translated as MASLSPGPPDVFSPAKLGPLTLRNRVIKAATFEHRTPNALVSDDLIEYHRQPAAGGVGMTTVAYCAVSPGGRTGGDGLWMRPEAVPGLRRLTDAIHAEGVAVSAQIGHAGPVADARSNKTTALAPVRFFNPIGMRFARKADRDDIDDVLADHAHAARFAVEAGFDAVEIHLGHNYLASSFLSPLINRRDDEFGGSLANRAKVARGVVMAVRRAVDQGPRQIAVTAKLNMADGVRGGITTEESVTTAKWLEEDGGLDAIELTAGSSLVNPMYLFRGDAPIKQFAGAFKPPLRWGMRMTGKKFLREYPYREAYLLREAKLFRAELKLPLILLGGITNRETMDLAMAEGFQFVAMARALLAEPDLVNRIQAEGKQVRSACTHCNQCMPTIYSRTHCVVTGAPDKG; from the coding sequence ATGGCAAGTCTCAGCCCAGGCCCGCCAGATGTTTTCAGCCCGGCCAAACTCGGTCCCCTGACCCTGCGCAACCGGGTCATCAAGGCAGCGACGTTTGAACACCGCACCCCCAACGCGCTGGTTTCCGACGACCTGATCGAGTACCACCGGCAACCGGCGGCGGGCGGCGTCGGGATGACCACCGTCGCCTATTGCGCGGTCTCCCCCGGCGGCCGCACCGGCGGCGACGGACTGTGGATGCGTCCAGAGGCGGTGCCCGGCCTGCGCCGGCTCACCGACGCGATCCACGCCGAGGGCGTGGCCGTGAGCGCACAGATTGGCCACGCCGGCCCGGTTGCCGACGCTCGCTCCAACAAGACCACCGCGTTGGCGCCGGTGCGGTTCTTCAACCCGATCGGCATGCGGTTCGCCCGCAAGGCCGACCGCGACGACATCGACGACGTGCTGGCCGACCACGCGCACGCCGCCCGCTTTGCGGTGGAGGCCGGCTTCGACGCGGTGGAAATCCACCTCGGCCACAACTATCTGGCCAGCTCGTTTCTGTCACCACTGATCAACCGGCGCGACGACGAGTTCGGCGGATCACTGGCGAATCGGGCGAAGGTCGCGCGCGGGGTGGTGATGGCCGTGCGCCGGGCCGTCGACCAGGGTCCGCGGCAGATCGCCGTCACAGCCAAGTTGAACATGGCCGACGGAGTGCGCGGCGGCATCACCACCGAGGAATCGGTGACCACGGCCAAATGGCTGGAGGAAGACGGCGGGCTGGACGCGATCGAACTCACCGCCGGCAGCTCCCTGGTCAACCCGATGTACCTGTTCCGCGGCGACGCGCCGATCAAGCAGTTCGCCGGCGCCTTCAAGCCGCCACTGCGCTGGGGTATGCGCATGACCGGCAAGAAATTTCTGCGCGAATACCCGTATCGCGAGGCGTATCTGTTGCGCGAAGCAAAGCTGTTCCGCGCCGAACTCAAGTTGCCGCTAATCCTGCTGGGCGGGATCACCAATCGCGAAACGATGGATCTGGCGATGGCCGAGGGTTTCCAGTTCGTCGCGATGGCCCGGGCGCTGCTGGCCGAGCCGGATCTGGTCAACCGGATCCAAGCCGAAGGTAAGCAGGTGCGGTCGGCATGCACGCATTGCAACCAGTGCATGCCCACCATTTACAGCCGTACCCACTGCGTGGTGACCGGCGCGCCTGACAAAGGGTGA
- a CDS encoding bifunctional methylenetetrahydrofolate dehydrogenase/methenyltetrahydrofolate cyclohydrolase, whose translation MGAITLDGKATRDEIFVDLTHRVAALSGSGRTPGLGTILVGDDPGSQAYVRGKHADCAKVGITSIRRDLPADIDTATLNATIDELNANPECTGYIVQLPLPKHLDENAALQRVDPDKDADGLHPTNLGRLVLNDPAPLPCTPRGIVHLLRRYNVPIAGAHVVVIGRGVTVGRPLGLLLTRRSENATVTLCHTGTRDLPALTRQADIIVAGVGVPHLLTADMVRPGAAVVDVGVSRVDGKLTGDVHPDVWEVAGHVSPNPGGVGPLTRAFLLTNVVERAEQQ comes from the coding sequence GTGGGAGCAATCACGCTGGACGGCAAGGCCACCCGGGACGAGATCTTCGTCGACTTGACCCATCGCGTGGCAGCGCTGAGCGGATCGGGACGCACCCCTGGACTGGGCACAATCCTGGTCGGGGACGACCCCGGCTCGCAGGCCTACGTCCGCGGCAAGCACGCCGACTGCGCCAAGGTGGGCATCACCTCGATCCGGCGCGACTTGCCCGCCGACATCGACACAGCCACGCTCAACGCCACGATCGACGAACTCAACGCCAACCCCGAGTGCACCGGTTACATCGTGCAGTTGCCGCTGCCCAAGCATCTCGACGAGAACGCGGCGCTGCAGCGCGTCGACCCGGACAAGGACGCCGACGGGCTGCACCCGACCAACCTGGGGCGCCTGGTGCTCAACGATCCGGCTCCGTTGCCGTGCACGCCCCGCGGCATCGTTCACCTGCTGCGCCGCTACAACGTGCCGATCGCCGGTGCGCACGTGGTAGTGATCGGCCGCGGTGTCACGGTGGGCCGGCCGTTGGGCCTGCTGCTCACCCGGCGTTCGGAGAATGCCACAGTCACGTTGTGCCACACCGGAACTCGCGATCTGCCCGCGCTGACCAGGCAGGCCGACATCATCGTGGCCGGGGTTGGGGTGCCGCACCTGCTGACCGCCGACATGGTGCGCCCGGGCGCGGCCGTGGTGGACGTGGGGGTCAGCCGGGTGGACGGCAAACTCACCGGCGACGTGCATCCGGACGTGTGGGAGGTTGCTGGCCACGTGTCACCCAACCCAGGTGGTGTGGGCCCGCTGACTCGCGCCTTTCTGCTCACCAATGTCGTCGAGCGAGCCGAGCAGCAATGA
- a CDS encoding DUF3017 domain-containing protein: MTTGAILGRAVRAQWPILLVGLIFLVAFALAGANFWRRGALLIGIGVGVAAVLRLALPDERAGLLVVRSRGTDFLTTFSVGAAMIYVAWTIDPLGTG, translated from the coding sequence ATGACGACCGGGGCCATCCTCGGGCGCGCGGTCCGCGCCCAATGGCCGATCCTGCTTGTCGGGCTGATCTTCTTGGTGGCGTTCGCGCTTGCCGGGGCGAACTTCTGGCGTCGCGGCGCGCTGCTGATCGGCATCGGCGTGGGGGTGGCCGCGGTGCTGCGGTTGGCACTGCCCGACGAGCGGGCGGGGCTGCTGGTGGTGCGCAGCCGGGGAACCGACTTTCTGACCACGTTCTCGGTGGGGGCAGCGATGATCTACGTCGCGTGGACCATCGACCCCCTCGGCACCGGCTAG
- a CDS encoding DUF732 domain-containing protein gives MNLWRHQPLTIRLLAAGAGALAAAAAFTSAPAEASPIDDAFTTALSNAGVNYGDPGSAAALGQSVCPMMAQPGGNLAAAASQISGSNGMSPGMASMFATIAIQMYCPSVMADVANGQMPGALQQIPGLQSIPGLPQ, from the coding sequence ATGAACCTATGGCGCCACCAACCGCTGACCATACGACTACTCGCGGCAGGCGCGGGCGCGCTCGCCGCCGCCGCGGCCTTCACCAGCGCACCCGCCGAGGCAAGTCCGATTGACGACGCGTTCACTACCGCGCTGTCCAACGCTGGTGTCAACTACGGCGACCCGGGAAGCGCTGCGGCACTGGGCCAGTCGGTATGCCCAATGATGGCTCAGCCGGGCGGAAACCTTGCCGCGGCCGCCTCACAAATTAGCGGCAGCAACGGCATGTCGCCTGGGATGGCCAGCATGTTCGCCACCATCGCCATCCAGATGTACTGCCCGTCGGTGATGGCCGACGTCGCCAACGGCCAGATGCCGGGAGCGCTACAACAGATCCCGGGCCTGCAGTCCATCCCTGGGCTGCCGCAGTAA
- a CDS encoding FAD-binding oxidoreductase: protein MISRQAFLRGAAGALATSALFGTTKVRAEPANGWSTLASSISGKVLLPSDANFASGKQVFNSLYNGSSPAAVVVVTSPADVQKAVAFAAANKLKIAPRGGGHSYVGASSANGTMVLDLRGLTGGVNVDPVGGTVTVPAGTNLYSVQQALAGAGRAIPIGSCPTVGTAGLTLGGGMGADSRHAGLTCDALRSATVVLPTGELVTASEQDHPDLFWALRGGGGGNFGVTTSLTFSTFPTADTDVVRVEFAPTAGAQVLTGWQTWIAGADRNTWGLVDLSVNGSQGACHVLATCPAGSGAAVADAIKSAVGVTPTATEHKTLSRMDLVTYLAGGSSTSSPRAFVAGSDVIGTMNSAAAQAIVGAIGKWPPEGGRASVIVDTLSGAVGDVDPAGTAFPWRQAAAVAQWYVETGNGSSSTASTWVATAHQTVKQFSVGGYVNYLEANTSASRYFGSNLARLTTVRQQLDPGRLMYSGLDF from the coding sequence ATGATCTCTCGTCAGGCCTTTCTCCGCGGCGCCGCGGGGGCGCTGGCCACCTCGGCGCTGTTCGGGACGACGAAGGTACGGGCCGAGCCGGCCAACGGCTGGAGCACCCTGGCCTCCTCGATCAGCGGCAAGGTGCTGCTGCCGTCCGACGCGAACTTCGCCAGCGGCAAGCAGGTGTTCAACTCGTTGTACAACGGGTCCAGTCCGGCTGCCGTAGTGGTGGTGACCTCGCCGGCGGACGTCCAGAAGGCGGTTGCCTTCGCGGCGGCCAACAAGCTCAAGATCGCGCCGCGCGGCGGAGGCCATTCTTACGTCGGCGCGTCGAGCGCCAACGGCACCATGGTGCTCGACCTGCGCGGCCTGACCGGCGGGGTGAACGTCGATCCCGTCGGGGGGACCGTCACGGTTCCGGCCGGCACCAATCTGTATTCGGTACAGCAGGCTCTGGCCGGTGCGGGTCGCGCGATTCCGATCGGCAGTTGCCCGACGGTGGGCACCGCGGGGCTGACATTGGGTGGCGGGATGGGGGCCGACTCCCGCCACGCCGGCCTGACCTGCGATGCGTTGCGGTCGGCGACGGTGGTGCTGCCCACCGGAGAACTGGTCACGGCCTCCGAACAGGACCATCCCGATCTGTTCTGGGCACTGCGCGGCGGCGGTGGCGGCAACTTCGGGGTGACAACGTCGCTGACGTTCAGCACCTTTCCTACCGCCGACACCGACGTGGTGCGCGTCGAGTTCGCACCCACCGCGGGGGCGCAGGTGCTCACCGGCTGGCAGACCTGGATCGCCGGGGCCGACCGCAACACCTGGGGGCTGGTCGATCTCTCCGTCAACGGGTCCCAGGGCGCCTGTCACGTGCTGGCAACCTGCCCGGCCGGCTCCGGCGCCGCGGTAGCCGACGCGATCAAGTCCGCGGTCGGCGTGACGCCGACGGCGACCGAACACAAGACCCTGAGCCGCATGGACCTGGTGACCTATCTGGCCGGCGGCAGCTCCACGAGTTCGCCGCGTGCGTTCGTGGCCGGCTCGGACGTCATCGGCACCATGAATTCGGCTGCGGCACAAGCGATCGTCGGGGCCATTGGCAAGTGGCCACCGGAGGGCGGACGCGCCTCGGTGATCGTCGACACGCTCAGCGGCGCGGTCGGCGACGTCGATCCGGCCGGCACCGCCTTTCCGTGGCGCCAGGCCGCCGCCGTCGCGCAGTGGTATGTGGAGACCGGCAACGGGTCCTCGTCGACGGCGAGCACCTGGGTGGCTACCGCACACCAGACGGTCAAGCAGTTCTCGGTGGGTGGCTATGTCAATTATCTGGAGGCCAACACGTCGGCGTCCCGGTATTTCGGGTCGAACCTGGCGCGGTTGACGACGGTTCGCCAACAGCTCGACCCCGGCCGGCTGATGTACTCCGGGCTCGACTTCTGA
- a CDS encoding carboxymuconolactone decarboxylase family protein — protein sequence MRLEVLDRGHPLPTKALFGVIRLVTRQPVVDAVKLALYRRQFYGAGPLTHEAMRGRSEWSVGDRELMAAYISQANDCAFCVAAHSATSGQWYGDASKVAATLADLDTAPIGEPLRATLRLLGKLTREQRIDADDIHAVVAEGVSASQVRDALAVFLAFDITNRLANAFGFAVAGPEAMNAGARHLLRRGYR from the coding sequence ATGAGGCTCGAGGTGCTGGACCGCGGTCACCCGTTGCCGACGAAGGCATTGTTCGGCGTGATTCGACTGGTCACCCGACAACCAGTGGTGGACGCCGTCAAGCTGGCCCTTTACCGGCGGCAGTTCTACGGTGCCGGACCGCTGACCCACGAGGCCATGCGCGGACGCTCGGAGTGGTCGGTCGGTGACCGGGAGCTGATGGCCGCGTACATCTCGCAGGCCAACGACTGCGCGTTCTGTGTGGCCGCGCATTCGGCGACCTCCGGCCAGTGGTACGGCGATGCCTCGAAGGTGGCCGCAACGCTGGCCGACCTGGACACCGCGCCGATCGGTGAACCGCTGCGGGCCACACTGCGGCTGCTGGGCAAACTCACCCGGGAACAACGCATCGACGCCGATGACATTCATGCCGTTGTGGCCGAAGGCGTTTCCGCATCGCAGGTCCGAGACGCTCTGGCGGTATTCCTGGCCTTCGATATCACGAATCGGTTGGCCAACGCGTTCGGCTTCGCCGTCGCGGGCCCCGAGGCGATGAACGCGGGCGCCCGGCATCTGCTCAGACGCGGATACCGCTGA